In Vibrio hippocampi, the following are encoded in one genomic region:
- a CDS encoding DEAD/DEAH box helicase, translating to MPFTKLSLNQKLVAALPVSFSAPTEIQTLVIPAILNQSDVLAIAQTGSGKTLAYGLPVLEQIIAKPSHFKALILVPTRELATQVNDALKLVAKNTNIRSLCLCGGVDKQQQKDELATGCEVIVATPGRLLEFLGENAFDASNISTLVLDEADRMLEMGFWTDVQRIIQMLPEQRQTLMFSATFPEPLEQKAKTLLTSPLMIQAKQAADTAEAIEETLYLVNKGSKTKALIDQITRNDWRQVLVFIGAKDNADALCKKLSKAGLSTAALHGNKDQAEREATLDRFKQQQVNVLIATDLLARGIHVDSLPVVINFELPSNAETYVHRVGRTARAGEKGVAVSLVCHGETDYLTAIRKTTQRELPLKELDGFPVTDKPSTGESKRAPRDKQANRRTNKKKSIKQFQGKTKR from the coding sequence ATGCCGTTTACTAAGCTATCCCTAAATCAAAAATTGGTTGCTGCGCTGCCTGTTTCGTTCAGTGCGCCTACCGAAATCCAGACGCTCGTTATTCCTGCGATTTTAAATCAGAGCGATGTGTTGGCAATCGCTCAGACGGGTAGTGGTAAAACATTGGCATATGGATTACCAGTCTTAGAGCAGATCATAGCAAAGCCATCGCATTTCAAAGCTCTGATCCTTGTGCCTACTCGCGAGCTTGCGACACAAGTGAATGACGCGCTGAAGTTGGTTGCGAAAAACACCAATATTAGGTCACTGTGTCTTTGTGGTGGTGTTGATAAACAACAGCAGAAAGACGAGCTTGCTACCGGCTGTGAAGTGATTGTCGCGACACCCGGTCGACTTCTTGAGTTCTTAGGTGAAAACGCATTCGATGCGAGTAATATCAGTACCTTGGTGCTCGACGAAGCTGATCGAATGTTAGAGATGGGTTTTTGGACAGACGTTCAGCGCATCATTCAAATGCTACCAGAGCAACGCCAGACGTTGATGTTTTCGGCGACATTCCCTGAGCCGTTGGAACAAAAAGCGAAAACGTTACTGACTTCCCCGTTAATGATTCAGGCAAAACAAGCGGCAGATACAGCAGAAGCGATCGAAGAGACGCTGTATTTGGTCAATAAAGGGAGCAAAACCAAAGCGTTGATTGATCAAATAACCCGCAACGACTGGCGTCAGGTATTGGTCTTCATCGGAGCCAAAGATAACGCCGATGCATTATGTAAGAAGCTGAGCAAGGCGGGACTGTCCACTGCAGCATTGCATGGAAACAAAGATCAGGCGGAGAGAGAAGCCACGCTCGATCGATTTAAACAGCAACAAGTGAATGTGCTTATCGCCACGGATCTACTGGCTCGTGGTATTCATGTGGACAGTTTACCTGTGGTGATAAACTTTGAACTGCCATCAAATGCGGAGACCTATGTTCATCGAGTTGGTCGCACCGCAAGGGCTGGTGAAAAAGGCGTCGCCGTTTCTCTGGTTTGTCATGGTGAGACAGATTATCTGACCGCTATCAGAAAGACCACCCAACGTGAACTTCCCCTAAAGGAACTGGACGGCTTTCCTGTAACCGACAAACCCTCTACGGGTGAAAGTAAACGGGCTCCGAGGGATAAACAAGCCAATCGCAGAACGAATAAGAAGAAAAGCATCAAACAATTTCAGGGTAAAACCAAGCGTTAA
- the tsaA gene encoding tRNA (N6-threonylcarbamoyladenosine(37)-N6)-methyltransferase TrmO produces the protein MTATLNFIGKISTPYTSVEACPNNIQAQGPTCRITLFEEFKPGLSGLAVGDNILVLYWLADAQRDQVVQVSRGGDRKGTFALRSPHRPNPIGAAVLPITAIDNGVISVRGLDCLDNTPLIDIKPAIYRENVN, from the coding sequence ATGACAGCAACACTGAACTTTATTGGAAAAATTTCCACACCTTATACGTCTGTTGAGGCGTGTCCAAACAACATTCAGGCTCAGGGTCCAACCTGCCGGATTACGCTTTTTGAGGAATTCAAACCAGGTTTAAGCGGGTTAGCCGTTGGCGATAACATTCTGGTACTTTATTGGTTAGCGGATGCACAGCGTGATCAAGTTGTTCAAGTGAGTAGAGGAGGGGACAGAAAAGGCACATTCGCGCTTCGTTCTCCACATCGTCCTAATCCGATTGGAGCGGCGGTATTACCTATAACCGCCATCGACAATGGTGTGATCAGCGTAAGGGGACTTGATTGTTTGGATAACACGCCTCTGATTGATATTAAACCGGCGATATATCGAGAAAACGTCAACTGA
- a CDS encoding DMT family transporter, whose amino-acid sequence MGYLISFITVAIWAGSYIVSKMAVGVIEPATLAFYRCLFAFLVLTPVCLPKIKQNIDVIKKNYRTLVYLGFWGMGLSQSMTYFSGHYTSSINMSLVNSLIPAVTLAMSIIILKTRLSIVQYIGVLVSLSGVVYVLVKGDINVLKNLEFNYGDILMLVGTFSYSLYGIILNRNPSIMSGWTLLYCQLFVASVLLCPLMLVTSESYIPSTTSIPLIIYAVFFLSIISPYFWKVAIDKIGAMKSSLSMNFMPVIAAILSYIILGEDIETYHVIGTVIIVSGLVAINLTRQKRSSRSTPAESNLS is encoded by the coding sequence ATGGGCTACTTAATTTCATTTATCACCGTTGCTATATGGGCAGGAAGTTACATTGTTAGTAAGATGGCTGTCGGTGTCATCGAACCTGCGACACTTGCGTTCTACCGATGCTTGTTTGCATTCTTAGTTCTAACACCGGTCTGTTTGCCTAAGATAAAACAAAATATTGATGTTATTAAGAAAAACTACCGAACTCTAGTGTATTTAGGTTTTTGGGGGATGGGATTGAGTCAATCCATGACTTACTTCTCTGGTCATTACACCTCTTCCATCAATATGTCATTGGTTAACTCGCTAATCCCTGCTGTCACTTTGGCGATGAGCATTATCATTCTAAAAACTAGGCTGTCAATTGTTCAATATATTGGGGTGCTAGTATCATTGAGCGGCGTTGTTTATGTTCTTGTTAAAGGGGACATCAACGTTTTAAAGAACTTAGAGTTTAATTATGGGGATATCCTGATGCTAGTCGGAACATTCTCGTATTCTCTGTATGGCATTATTCTAAATAGAAACCCTAGTATAATGTCAGGTTGGACATTGTTGTATTGCCAACTGTTTGTTGCTTCAGTGCTATTGTGTCCCCTTATGTTAGTGACGAGTGAATCTTATATTCCTTCGACCACGTCAATCCCACTCATAATCTATGCGGTATTCTTCCTTTCTATTATTTCACCTTATTTTTGGAAAGTGGCAATCGACAAGATTGGAGCGATGAAATCATCACTATCAATGAATTTTATGCCTGTGATTGCTGCGATATTAAGTTACATCATCTTGGGTGAAGATATTGAGACTTACCATGTTATTGGCACAGTTATTATCGTTTCAGGACTTGTTGCTATTAATTTAACACGCCAAAAAAGATCATCG
- a CDS encoding cytochrome-c peroxidase has protein sequence MRSTKTLLLTLLLPSLVFAASSDRQSVEPVKIIEQASNINEVQAELGKMLFFDPRLSSSNYISCNSCHNLATGGVDNLKSSVGHKWVLGPINSPTVLNSELNFVQFWDGRAKDLQEQAAGPIENPKEMAFTHNLAVDTISTIPQYRAKFKQAYGSETITMTELTHAIAEFEKTLRTPNSRFDQWLMGDDSAITSTELAGYNTFKAKGCTACHNGSLLGGNMYQKMGIVKKYITDNEEVGRYAVTKNESDKFVFKVPTLRNIELTYPYFHDGAEWDLTQAVITMSDIQLGLPITQEEAESITAFLKTLTGEIPQVTLPHLPPSTIETPRPTVN, from the coding sequence ATGAGATCAACAAAAACACTCTTGTTAACTTTACTGCTACCAAGTTTGGTATTCGCAGCCAGTTCCGACCGACAGTCTGTAGAGCCAGTTAAAATCATCGAGCAAGCCAGTAACATAAATGAAGTTCAAGCTGAGTTAGGAAAAATGCTCTTTTTTGACCCTCGTTTATCGAGTTCAAATTACATTAGCTGTAATTCTTGTCACAACCTTGCGACTGGCGGGGTTGATAATCTGAAATCAAGTGTTGGGCACAAGTGGGTACTTGGACCAATCAATTCGCCAACCGTACTTAACTCCGAACTGAATTTTGTTCAATTTTGGGATGGCAGAGCGAAAGATCTTCAAGAGCAGGCCGCTGGTCCTATCGAGAATCCAAAAGAGATGGCTTTTACGCACAACCTCGCCGTGGACACCATTTCGACGATTCCTCAGTACCGAGCTAAGTTTAAACAAGCATATGGTAGTGAAACAATTACGATGACCGAACTAACCCATGCCATTGCTGAATTTGAAAAAACTCTCCGCACCCCAAACTCTCGATTCGATCAATGGTTAATGGGGGATGATTCGGCGATCACCAGTACTGAGTTAGCCGGTTACAACACCTTTAAAGCGAAAGGATGCACAGCTTGTCATAATGGTAGCCTCTTAGGTGGCAATATGTATCAAAAGATGGGGATAGTTAAAAAATATATTACTGATAACGAAGAAGTTGGTCGCTATGCTGTCACGAAGAATGAATCTGATAAGTTTGTTTTTAAAGTGCCGACGTTAAGAAACATTGAACTGACCTATCCCTATTTCCATGACGGTGCAGAGTGGGATTTGACGCAAGCTGTAATTACAATGTCAGACATCCAACTTGGACTGCCTATAACGCAAGAGGAAGCGGAAAGCATCACTGCATTTCTAAAAACGCTTACCGGAGAGATACCACAAGTTACACTGCCACACCTACCTCCTTCAACTATAGAAACACCAAGACCGACGGTTAATTGA
- a CDS encoding DMT family transporter: MTAFTLSSLAVNNSRTTGFVVALLGAALMSIDPIFIRFAGVSGFDTAFLFGLFSAISMPILLKVTDKRGITKSVIQSGWPLMFAGILMLGSATGLVFSIKNTSIANTFIILSASPAVAAIFSWLLLREKTSRLTVIAIITVMIGIGVVVSGSFSSGNGLGDALAVFSVICLSLMFTLLRKYQDVSRLASVALGGLLLAVVMSFFAEPINYSVNTWLIMAAMGLFTAPLGRVMSMVATRYITAAEVSMTLMLETVLAPVWGFLFFAEIPGISSIVGGSIILVTIFIYTFVTMKNNP; the protein is encoded by the coding sequence ATGACTGCTTTTACACTCTCTTCTTTGGCAGTAAACAACAGCCGCACTACGGGTTTTGTGGTCGCGCTTCTGGGGGCTGCATTGATGAGTATCGACCCGATATTTATCCGTTTTGCTGGGGTTAGTGGCTTCGATACCGCCTTTCTTTTCGGTTTGTTTAGTGCGATTTCAATGCCGATTTTGCTCAAAGTGACCGACAAACGGGGCATAACAAAGTCCGTCATTCAGAGTGGTTGGCCGCTAATGTTCGCTGGGATATTGATGCTTGGTAGTGCGACGGGGTTGGTGTTTAGCATCAAGAATACCTCGATTGCCAATACCTTCATTATTCTGAGCGCCTCACCAGCCGTGGCTGCGATTTTTAGTTGGTTATTACTGCGTGAGAAAACCAGCCGTTTAACGGTGATCGCAATCATTACCGTGATGATTGGTATTGGCGTTGTTGTGTCAGGCTCTTTTAGCTCAGGGAATGGGCTTGGTGATGCTTTGGCTGTGTTCTCGGTCATCTGTTTGTCGTTGATGTTTACCTTGCTGCGCAAATATCAGGATGTCAGCAGATTGGCGAGCGTTGCCTTAGGCGGTTTACTACTCGCAGTTGTGATGTCGTTTTTCGCAGAGCCGATCAATTACAGTGTCAATACTTGGCTGATTATGGCTGCGATGGGGCTGTTTACCGCGCCATTAGGCAGAGTGATGTCGATGGTAGCGACCCGTTATATCACCGCTGCAGAGGTGTCGATGACGTTGATGCTGGAAACGGTGCTGGCACCAGTGTGGGGATTTTTATTCTTCGCCGAGATACCGGGCATCTCCAGTATTGTGGGTGGCTCAATTATCTTAGTCACCATTTTTATCTATACCTTTGTCACCATGAAAAATAACCCGTAA
- a CDS encoding nucleotidyltransferase domain-containing protein, with the protein MNGRNIDESGFISCDISISNVNLRFKSTLDIVIQRITESLGSLIHSIYLYGSVGRGTAVYAVSDLDLSVIVFKPLTERQKDSFQKLEVELCSELDAISKLEFDIGTFEESYIQNDFEWRFWLKHMCVFGEKT; encoded by the coding sequence GTGAATGGACGAAATATAGACGAATCTGGGTTTATCTCATGCGATATTTCGATTAGCAATGTAAATTTAAGGTTTAAGTCTACTCTAGATATAGTAATCCAGCGAATTACCGAGTCTTTAGGAAGTCTCATACACTCGATTTATTTATACGGGAGCGTTGGTCGCGGAACAGCAGTTTATGCTGTATCAGATCTGGACTTGAGCGTAATAGTTTTTAAACCCCTAACAGAGCGTCAGAAAGACTCCTTTCAAAAACTAGAAGTGGAACTGTGCAGTGAACTTGACGCGATCTCTAAACTTGAGTTTGACATTGGTACATTCGAGGAATCATACATTCAGAACGATTTTGAATGGCGTTTCTGGCTGAAGCACATGTGTGTGTTTGGGGAAAAGACCTAA
- a CDS encoding DMT family transporter: MFSLPPFVTLSLAIIFEVFATSYLPKTNQFTAPIPTLVVLVSYGLAFYLLSIAVQSMSLGVAYAIWCGVGVVFVASISWLLYGQKLDIYAIAGISLILIGTVIINLFSTSVSH, from the coding sequence ATGTTTTCCCTACCTCCTTTTGTCACACTATCTCTAGCCATTATTTTTGAAGTCTTTGCCACTTCTTACCTGCCAAAAACCAATCAATTTACAGCACCGATTCCAACCTTGGTGGTCTTAGTTAGCTATGGATTGGCATTTTATTTGCTGTCGATCGCAGTTCAAAGCATGTCTCTTGGCGTGGCCTATGCAATTTGGTGTGGCGTCGGTGTGGTCTTCGTCGCTTCGATCTCGTGGTTGCTTTACGGGCAGAAGTTGGATATCTATGCGATTGCTGGAATTAGCCTAATTTTAATCGGAACAGTGATCATAAATTTGTTTTCAACGTCTGTTAGTCATTGA
- a CDS encoding TetR/AcrR family transcriptional regulator translates to MSKIEQNREKKKQAILAAAKSVFLSEGYTSARMDGVAAQAKLTKQTLYRYFPSKIELFQATLQQIGESYHDRYSQHLALDNTRDALIAFATEFMRFHLSPEHIATQRLLITEATQAPEIVETFMGIGPNDTNRALNLFFAERFDVPQPNTKIELWLGMLLAPRSGALLGIAALTDQQIEQHAIEATDLLLCGIQ, encoded by the coding sequence ATGAGTAAAATTGAACAAAACAGAGAAAAGAAAAAACAAGCGATTCTGGCGGCTGCCAAATCGGTCTTTTTATCTGAGGGATACACATCGGCTAGAATGGATGGTGTTGCTGCACAGGCGAAGCTAACAAAGCAGACGCTATATCGATACTTCCCGTCCAAAATCGAACTTTTCCAAGCAACTTTGCAACAGATAGGTGAAAGTTATCACGACCGATATTCACAACATCTTGCGTTAGACAATACTCGAGACGCATTGATTGCGTTTGCCACTGAGTTTATGCGATTTCATTTATCGCCAGAACATATTGCAACACAGCGACTATTAATTACCGAAGCGACCCAAGCACCTGAAATCGTCGAGACCTTTATGGGTATTGGTCCCAACGACACCAACCGAGCTTTGAACCTGTTTTTTGCTGAGCGGTTTGATGTACCGCAGCCAAATACCAAAATTGAACTTTGGCTCGGCATGCTACTGGCACCACGCTCTGGGGCACTTTTAGGAATAGCCGCCCTCACTGACCAACAGATCGAACAGCATGCCATTGAAGCAACCGACTTGTTGCTTTGCGGGATTCAATAG
- a CDS encoding inorganic diphosphatase, with translation MNKVYLLPWAMVLSMPTFAYQVGDVVNLPLADLKPTQPSIGYDQVMYKLGRYQFDQKKQFDEICEASGQKGLKHYSDTSVPGVPSSFECEQEVGANKKDMKTVVLAPNGDVYLTDGHHTFNTFTHMQGGGLNYRVNVLVDKDYRDLDNMPQFWDAMIKDGNTWQYDLNGEPITPADLPTRLGMSNFDNDLYRSLMYFSRDVSWNKPKNPVPFLEFYCSKELRQLTDASQYDLASLTGYQFAIEDVAKHLLSIDSDNIGGSGKSASEMGLFKQFSDKGLKKLSKSKGKLDYMLRYKTVQSGHGLAYDATTITPASLSLVDSFTLQQKRSFNDYPVVSADGSINAIVEIPTGTSAKWELNKDNDKQIIWELKNDAPRIVNYLGYPGNYGTLPQTALPKELGGDGDPLDVLVLGQAIPRGQVVNVRLIGILKMLDDGEQDDKLIAVLTQDSPFSEIQTIAQLNQEFIGVSDIVKIWFESYKGKDGGMQVTGWGEADQAMQVLQQAKASYATLAQ, from the coding sequence ATGAACAAAGTCTACCTATTACCTTGGGCAATGGTCTTGTCTATGCCGACCTTTGCTTACCAAGTCGGCGATGTTGTCAATCTGCCTCTTGCAGACCTCAAGCCAACTCAACCTTCTATCGGTTACGACCAAGTCATGTATAAGCTAGGACGCTACCAGTTCGATCAGAAAAAGCAATTCGATGAGATTTGCGAAGCCTCTGGTCAAAAAGGACTAAAGCACTATTCTGACACCTCGGTTCCCGGTGTGCCGAGCTCGTTTGAATGTGAACAAGAGGTTGGCGCGAACAAAAAAGACATGAAAACCGTGGTATTGGCACCCAATGGCGATGTCTATCTTACCGATGGTCACCACACCTTCAACACATTTACCCATATGCAAGGGGGCGGTCTAAACTATCGCGTCAATGTCTTGGTGGATAAAGACTACCGTGACTTAGACAATATGCCGCAGTTTTGGGATGCGATGATTAAGGACGGCAATACGTGGCAGTATGATCTTAACGGCGAGCCTATCACGCCCGCTGATCTGCCGACTCGTCTTGGCATGAGCAATTTTGACAACGACTTGTATCGCTCGCTGATGTACTTCTCTCGCGATGTCAGTTGGAATAAACCGAAAAATCCCGTTCCCTTCCTTGAGTTCTATTGCTCAAAGGAACTGCGCCAACTGACCGATGCGAGCCAATATGACCTAGCTTCATTAACGGGTTATCAATTTGCGATTGAGGACGTCGCCAAACACCTATTGTCCATTGATAGCGATAACATTGGTGGCTCGGGCAAATCTGCCTCTGAAATGGGGCTATTTAAACAATTTAGCGACAAAGGGCTGAAAAAACTCTCTAAATCAAAAGGGAAGCTCGACTATATGTTGCGCTACAAAACAGTCCAATCCGGTCATGGACTGGCGTATGATGCCACCACCATCACTCCTGCGAGCTTGAGTCTGGTTGATAGCTTTACTTTACAGCAGAAACGTAGCTTTAATGATTATCCGGTTGTCAGCGCTGACGGTTCAATTAATGCCATTGTCGAGATCCCAACAGGCACCTCAGCCAAGTGGGAACTGAATAAAGACAACGACAAACAGATTATTTGGGAACTTAAAAATGATGCGCCGCGCATTGTGAACTATCTAGGCTATCCGGGTAACTACGGCACGCTGCCGCAGACCGCGCTACCCAAAGAGCTTGGTGGCGATGGTGACCCGCTGGATGTATTGGTGTTAGGGCAAGCAATCCCTCGAGGTCAGGTGGTGAATGTTCGTCTTATCGGTATTCTGAAAATGCTTGATGATGGCGAGCAAGACGATAAGTTGATCGCCGTGCTGACCCAAGATTCACCGTTCTCTGAGATCCAAACCATCGCTCAACTGAATCAAGAGTTTATTGGCGTGAGTGATATTGTCAAAATCTGGTTCGAGAGCTACAAAGGCAAAGACGGCGGTATGCAAGTGACTGGCTGGGGCGAAGCAGATCAAGCGATGCAGGTGTTGCAACAAGCGAAAGCGAGCTACGCCACTTTAGCGCAATAG